Genomic DNA from Fibrobacter succinogenes:
ACAAGACATGCCTTGTCGCAACTCTCGCCTACTGAGTTGTCTTAGCTTCGCTCAGAATGACGAGAGGGGCCGCAAAGTGACTATGCGGCGAAAAAAATTTCAAGTTTTTATAAAAATGTCTGTTTTTGACATTTAATGTTTTTAACTTATGGGTGTAATGATGAACGAAACAATCAATATCGAACACGAAATTCACGAACTGGCCATAAAGATCAAAGAAGAACTGATCAAGCGCGGAGAAATGATGGCAACAGCGGAATCCTGCACAGGCGGGCTTATCGCATCGAGCATTGTCAACGAGCCGGGTTCTTCTGCGATTTTCAAGGGCGGAATCGTTGCCTACCAGAACGAAATCAAGCATGACATGCTGGGGGTAAGCGATGAAATCCTCGAGAAATACGGTGCTGTCAGCGAACAGACCGTAAAAGCCATGGCCGAAGGCGCCCGCAAAGCATTCCATTGCGAATGGGCGGTTGCCACTTCGGGAATTGCGGGGCCAACCGGTGCAGAACCGGGAAAACCCGTCGGTACAGTATGGATGTGTGTCGCCAATAGTTTGCAAAATGAAGCCTTTTGCGAGATTTTTGCAGGAAATCGTGGACAAATCCGTGAAAAAAGCGTGTATAAGATAATGAGCAAGCTTCTTTTTTTACTGAATAGCCAAAAAAGCACTTGCACAAAAGTTCACTAATTAGTATATTAACAAAAAAAAAGATAAAAACGGAGTCTACAATGGCTAAGAAAACTACTACACCCACCAGCAACCTTTCTAGCGAAAAAGCAAAAGCAGTCGAAGCAGCAATTGCCCAGATTGAAAAGAATTACGGTAAAGGTTCCATCATGGCTCTCGGGCAGCAACCTGTCGAAGACATCCCGGTCATCCCGACGGGCTGCATCCAGTTGGACATGGCTCTTGGCGTGGGCGGATTCCCCCGCGGACGTATCATCGAAATTTATGGACCAGAATCTTCTGGTAAAACAACTCTTGCCTTGCATGCCATTGCCGAAGCACAGAAGCTCGGCGGCGTCGCTGCCTTCATCGACGCAGAACACGCATTCGACGCGGTCTACGCCCGCAAGCTCGGTGTGGATATCGAATCGCTCCTCGTGTCCCAGCCGGACACCGGCGAACAAGCTCTCGATATTGCCGAAACACTTGTGCGTTCTGGCGCCATCGACATCATCGTCGTGGACTCTGTGGCAGCCCTTGTGCCGCAGGCAGAAATCAACGGCGAAATGGGCGACAACCATGTGGGTCTCCAGGCACGCCTCATGTCCCAGGCACTCCGCAAGCTCACCGGCATCCTCTCCAAATCGAACACTTGCATGCTGTTCATCAACCAGCTCCGTATGAAGATTGGCGTGATGTTTGGCAACCCGGAAACGACCACCGGCGGTAACGCCCTCAAGTTCTACGCCACCCAGCGTATCGACATCCGTCGCATCGCAGCCATCAAGAACGGCGAAGAAGTCATTGGAAACCGCACCCGCGTAAAGATTGTGAAGAACAAGGTCGCCGCTCCGTTTACCCAGTGCGAATTCGACATTCTGTACGGTGTTGGCATTTCTCGCGAAGCTTCGATCCTCGACCTCGCCTGCGAACTCGACATCATTCAGAAGAGCGGTTCTTGGTTCAGCTACAACAACGAACGCATCGGCCAGGGTCGCGAAAACACCCGCCTGTTCCTCAAGGACAACGCCGAACTCTGCAACGAAATCGAAACCAAGATTCGCGAAAGCATGAAGGATGTGGAACTCTTCAAGCTCGGTGAAAACGATTCCGTGGACATCGGTGACGATGGAGACGGCGAAGCAAGCATCCAAGAAGAAGCATAGATCCTCGCCTGACTTAATGGATTCTCCTTCGGAGAATGACGATTTTTCTTCCTGAAAAAACATAAACCCTGGTTCTTCCTTTTTAGCCATTTGGGATGGACTAGGGTTTTCTTTTATACTAAATTTACGTATAATTAACGAAACTTGGCTAACGGGATGTAATAACATTTATTTATATTTATTGTATGATAAAAAGCGCAAAACTGACGATACTCGCGATTTGCTTATCGATTATCCCAACTTTAGCTCAAAGCGAAAAAAAGACGGTCTGTCCGAGGCTTTTGACA
This window encodes:
- a CDS encoding CinA family protein, with translation MMNETINIEHEIHELAIKIKEELIKRGEMMATAESCTGGLIASSIVNEPGSSAIFKGGIVAYQNEIKHDMLGVSDEILEKYGAVSEQTVKAMAEGARKAFHCEWAVATSGIAGPTGAEPGKPVGTVWMCVANSLQNEAFCEIFAGNRGQIREKSVYKIMSKLLFLLNSQKSTCTKVH